The genomic region TAGGGATGCCGGCTACAAAATTCTTCTTGGCGGCATTGCCGATGGCACTTACCGTCTATATTATTGCGTTCTCCGACTTTGTTCTTGCAAAAAGAAATTGTCACCGAGGCAACCGCTACCCGCGATGATGAAACCGTTATTTTCGATGCGGGACGATCAAATCTCGTGTCATTCCTGCGTAACGGCATCATGTCGCTCTTTGCACCGTGGGTTCCCATGTGCGGCCCACTTTGGGCATCGGGTCTGCTGACCATTACGGAACGCTACAAGAGAGGATACAAAACGCTGCATAGCTACTGGGATGGCGTCTGTACGTTCCGTGCCGCAACCGTTATTGCCGTTTTAATTCTTCCGCTCGTTACGCTTATCCGTCCGGCTTTCGCTATATTCTTCGGCATTACGATGGGCGTTCAGGCTTTTGCCTGCGGTAACGTCGGAATGACAATGTGTACCAACCGTAATGAAAGAGGTATCGCCTGCGTTATTGCTTCGGCGCTCTGCTTCTATACCCCCGGATGGGCACTACTTATCGGCATTATCCTGTGGGCTGTTATCGAAGGCACCGAGCTCTTTGCAAAAAAATCCGACGCTCAGAGTGCCGCATAACTCCGGCAACAAAATCGTTTAAAAGGATCGGTATGATATGATGACATTACAAGAAGCGCCCTGCGCCGTTTATACCGTCAAAAAAATAAACGGCTCGCGCGATCTTAAAAGACGGATGGAAAACATGGGTATTGCAGCCGGCGCGGATGTGGAAGTGATCGAACATACCAAAACCGTATGCCGGATTAAAACCGTTAAACGAGAAATAGAACTATCCATTGAAGAGGCTGCCTGTATCGGCGTTGGAGAACAGTTTAAACGAAACGGAGACCCTGTTTTGTTCAGCTGCTGCTCTTACGGCCGTGCAGGAGACCTCTGGGATAGGGCAAACGAAATTAATGAAAACGTACAACAAAAAGGAGATGAAAGACCATGAAACAGCTTGCGGTAAAACCTGAAATTCATAAGTTTGAAACGGCGAAAGAATTTGCGGAAGCGTTCAAACTCGGAAAAGACGATCTTGTTATCACAAACGAGTATATCTACAAACCGTTTTTCGGCGCATTGAACCTGCCTTGCGCGACGCTTTTTCAAGAAAAATACGGTGCGGGAGAACCTTCCGACGATATGGTTGAAGCTATGTACAAAGATGTACACGGCAGCTATAAGCGTATTATCGCAATCGGCGGCGGAACCGTCATCGACATTTCGAAGTTTTTCTCCTTAAAGCACACCTCGCCGGTGTTGGACTTATACGACGGAAAGCAGGAAATCGTAAAGGGCAAAGAACTGATTATCGTACCGACTACCTGCGGTACCGGATCGGAGGTAACCAATATCGCCGTACTCTCGCTGAATGCCCGCGGAACAAAAAAAGGCCTTGCGCACGATGCAATGTATGGCGACTATGCGGTGCTGATTCCCGAACTGCTGAAAGACTTGCCCTTTAAATTTTTTGCAACAAGCTCTATCGATGCATTGGTGCATTCTGTTGAATCATCGCTTTCACCCAAAGCAACGGAAAGCACAAAGCTGTTCGGATACAAAGCTATCGAGATGATTTTAAAAGGCTATAAAGAAATCGAGAAAAGCAGCCCCGATGCACGGCTTCCGCTGTTAAGTGATTTCCTGCTTGCATCTAACTATGCAGGTATCGCATTTAGCATTGCAGGATGCGCAGCGGTTCACGCGATGAGCTATCCGATCGGTGCAACCTTCCATGTCGCTCACGGTGAATCGAACTACGCGATGTTTACCGGCGTCTTGAAAAATTATCTTGAAATTAAAAAAGACGGCGAGATTGCAAAACTGAACCGATTTATGGCCGATATTCTCGGATGTGATACGGCACATGTCTACGATGCGTTGGAAAAGCTGCTCAACTGTCTGCTCAAAAAGAAACCGCTGCACGAATACGGTATGAAAAAAGAGCAGATTGCCGAATTTGCCGACAGCGTCATTGCAAATCAGCAGCGCCTTATGGCAAATAACTTTGTGTTCCTTGACAGAGACCGGCTGATTAAAATCTATACCGAATTATTTTAAAGTACGGGGAACGGGGATATCCGAAAAGTTGGTTACTTTTCGAATATCCCCGACATTAAAACCCCTCTAAACACCTGTCATTGACATTTCAAGCGGAATCATCGAGAATATCTTCACGAGGCACTATGATACTACAAAAAAATACTGACCAACACCGTTGGAATTTTTCGCGCTTCGGCGGTGTTACACAGGTCATCTTGAAGGATGCAGATGATATCACGCATTTGTACGAACTTGATCAGAAATTATGGACAGTTTTGGCAATGCCAACTCAGGGGATATTTTTTGATCCTAAGACGATTTCGCTGCTTGATTATGATGGTGACGGATTCATCCGTCCACCTGAAATTCTCGCTACCGTTGATTGGATTAATACTCAGCTTTCCGATATTTCTTTGTTGCTGGAGGAAGGAGATTCCGTACCGCTTGAATTGATTAAGGATGAGACGCTTCGCGCCAGTGCTCGTTGGTTACTGGATCATATCAAAAAGAATGATGCACAAGAAATTTCGATAGCGGATATAGAAACACAAAAAAAATTTTTTGATGCACATATACCGGACTGTAATGCACCGATAGCAGCCGATGAATCGGATGATGATAAGCTAAAACAGATCATCAATATTGCCATTGCCTCTTGTATTGCAAATGGTACACTTACAGACGGAGTTCAACAACGTATCCTGCAAGATTTAATGGCCGATGCGGAGGCATTTTTAGCATGGCAGATTTCTTTGAAAGAAGAAGGGATTCTGCCGCTTGATCTGGAACATACCCAAAAAGCCGCAGCGGCGCTCGCCGCTATAAAAGAAAAGGTGGAAGATTATTTTTTACGCTGTACATTAACCGAGTATGCACCAGACAAGGCTGCTGCCTTATCAGCAGACGAACAGGTATTCCAACAACTTGCAACCGAAAGTATTCATTACGATAATGAAGCGCTGTATGCATTACCCCTCGCCGCAGCAGCCGCTGATAACCCATTACCCCTGACAAAAGGAATCAATCCTGCATGGAAAGCAAAACTACAAACCTTTGTAGAAGATACCGTTACACCGCTGCTCGGGCACAAAGAATGCATTACACAAGATGAGTTTGCCCTCATAGTGCAGAAACTGACACCGTATCAGGGACGTTTGAGCGGGAAACCTACTACACCGGTAGCGTTGCTCAGTGTTCCGTTCTTACAAGCGCTTATCAACGGCGAAAAACAAGGAGAAGTATCCTCGTTAATTCGATATGCATTAACGATAGAAAAAGAACGCGGAAATGTATCTAATTTGGAAAAACTCGTGCTCCTACGCCGCGATTTTGTTACGTTATTGAAAAACTATATCAGCTTCAGCGACTTTTATGAGGGTAAAGGTTCGGTTTTTCAAGCCGGCGTATTGTATTTTGATACACGTGCAGCAGACTTATGCTTTGAACTTAACGGAGATGCTCGCCATGCGACCTTGGATACGCTTTCCGGTGCCTATTTGGTATACTGCGATATCAGCCGCAAGGGAGAAACCACTAAAAAAATCGTTGCCTTGTTTACAAACGGTGATAGCGACAATATCGTAATCGGTCGAAACGGTATTTTCTACGACCGCGCCGGCAAGGATTGGAACGCAGTTGTTACAAAAGTCATTGCCAACCCAATCAGTGTCCGGCAGGCATTCTTCATGCCGTATAAGCAATTAGCTGCGATGATAGAAACGCAAATTGCAGCACGAGCTGCAGCAGGAGAAGCGAAATCAGCCGATTTGCTTTCCAAGACGGCTGCCACCGTCACAACCGCTGACAAGCAAGCTGTTGCCGGTACAGCCCCAGCGACTGCGGCACCGACAGCAGCCAAAAAACTCGACTTAGGAACCATTGCCTTGATCGGTACTGCATTAGGCGGTATTTCAGCCTTAATCGGCAGCATTCTGCAAGCATTATTCGGATTAGGATTTTGGGTTCCGCTCGGACTTATCGGTATTTTGCTCTGTATTTCCAGTCCGTCGATGATTTTAGCTTCGACGAAATTGCGGAAACGCAGTATTGCTCCGATTCTTGAAGCAAACGGCTGGGCGATAAATATCCGCACAAGAATTAATATTCCGTTCGGAACTCAGCTTACCCAACTCGCCGCTATTCCATTCGGCAGCATCGTGGTTCCCATCGATCCCTTTGCCGATAAGAAAAACGGGCGAAAAGCGGTGTTTATCATACTCGGAATCTTAATCGTCGGAATTGCTGCTTTCTGCTACTTAAAATTCGGTTTGCATTTCCGTTTTTCTGAAATATCGACTTATTTAAAAAATCTCAATAATAAATAAACAATCAGTATCCCCCGATGCTCTGCGTCGGGGGATAAAACTGTGCACGAGCCTATGCGCGTTCGCTTACGAAACAGGACGCAAAACAGCCGTATCTTTGTTCGGAATGCATCAGAAATATCAATACTGTATACCAATTATTCGATTAGACATTATGCGGTGGGATATGGGCAATGCTGGAATCGAACCAGCGACCCCAAGCGTGTCATGCTTGTACTCTAACCAACTGAGCTAATTGCCCGCATTCGATAAATAACAAAAAAGAGTTTATCTTATTTTACTATTTACGTCAAGTCCCAAAATAGGTATACTATTTTCCATCTATGAATCTTGAAGCATTTATCTTGGGCTGCGGGGGCATGATGCCTTTACCGTACCGTCATCTTACTTCGGTGCTGCTTCGCCGTGAGGGCGATTTATTTCTTTTTGATGCAGGCGAAGGCACGCAAGTTTCCCTACGCCGCCTCAACCTCCGATGGAAAAAAATCAATACCATCTTTATCAGTCATACCCATGCGGATCATGTAACGGGATTGCCCGGCATTCTGATGTTATCGGCACAGGTTGACCGCGATGAGCCACTTTACATTATCGGCCCGCCGAAAATTAAAGAATACGTCGAAACAAGCCGGCAAGTTCTCGATATGTATATCAATTACGAAATCATTATCCAAGAAATTACCGAACCCGGCATTGTGTATAAAACCGATGAGTTTCAAGTGCGGGCATTCTGGCTTGAGCATACTAAGCCGTGTCTCGGCTATGTATTTGAGGAATTTCCCCGGCCGGGAGCCTTCGATCCCGAAGCAGCACGCAGGCTTAATGTCCCATGCGGACCGCTCTGGTCAAAGCTGCAGGCAGGAATGGCCGTAGAAGCGGCAGACGGTACTGTCGTAGAAAGCAGCCAAGTACTCGGACCGCCTCGAAATGGCAGAAAATTCGGATTTGTAACCGATACAAAATATCTCCCGAGCATCGCACCGGAGGTTGCCGGATCCGACTTCTTAGTCTGCGAATCCATGTTTGCAAAAGGAATGGAACAAGATGCTGCCGAAAAAAAACACATGACTTGTACTCAGGCAGCCCAAATTGCACGAGACGCTGCAGTAAAAAAAATGGCACTCATTCACTACAGTCCTCGTTATACGGATCATGACTTAAAGCAGCTTTTAAAAGACGCACAGGAAATATTCCCCAATACGGTGTTATCAAAAGACCGGATGGTAGAAACTATCGAATATACAGATTAAACACCGGACATCTCTAAAAGCTCATTGAGTTTTTAAGAGATGCTTAACTTTTTAGAATTCCCACCCGATACCCAGCTGCGGTTGGATGATATATTTCGGAAATCCGTTTCCCCTTCGAATCGGAATAAGATGATCAAGATTAACTTCGATATATAGCTTTTTATACACATATGCATACAAGGCCGTACCAACATTGAATGTTAATCCCCAATACCATGCCTTCTCACTTGTCAGTTTTTCCGTTGTATTAGTTGTATTATAGGTAAACTGGGTATTTACGAGAAACATCGTACCAAATCCGGCATGTGCATCGAATATCAATCGATGTTTAATAATGGGATAGAAATAAGCAGCATTCAGTTGAGCAAATAATATTCCTGCATTGAGCGTATACCCATCGGTTTTATTTCTTAAATAGGCTCCTGAACCGGTAAAATTAAAACCGAAATTTCCGTAAAACCGCTTTATCGGAGCAACAGTCAGCCGGATACCGCCAGCCAAAGGTGCAATACTTGTGTTGAAATAATCTTTTTTTGCTAATATTCGGTTACCGATAAAACCGTTAAAAACATAGTTACCTGAAATAAATATATCAATCGGCTTCTGAAATCGGAACACAATACCGTCTTTTTCTGCCGAAAGGTCACTCGGATCAACTGCTGCAAATGTATAAGTTCCCGGATTTGCTCTCAAAAACTCAAAAGAGACGACTGCATGCGTACCGTTGTCCTTTAACTCAATCACAGTTCCATTTAAAACAGATCCGCTAAGATCATTTTTAAGGACAAAAGCCGTATCTTCATGAAAATTTTTACCGGTTATAGTAAGTGTTTGATCTTCCAACTCATCGAAGTTGATAACTTGCGGAGAGACCGTCGAAACTTCCGGTTGATACGCAATACGAATGGCAAAGTTACGATACTCGCTCGACTCTTCTTTTTGGCCTAAAAGATTGATAACCCGCACACGGAAACGGTAATCCCCCGGAGACAAAGAAACGTCTACATAATTCGTTTTTACAGTACGTTTATCTATCACACGCCATACTTTCGTTTTTTTATCTTGCTGTTCAAGGTCAAATTCAAACCCCAAAATATCATCCAACTTCTCCCAAGAAAGGCGCTGTACAAGCGTAACACCTTTATCGGTTTCTTTAAGGAAATAATTTTTCTTTTCATCCACCGTTTTTTTTGTTTCTTGGGCAGAGGAAGAGAGTTGTTGCGCCGGTAACGGAATAAAACAAAAAAAGAGGATACCGGCAAGTAGTAAGCCGTACTTATTTTCCATATAGAACTCCCGTCTCATCCGTCGATACCGTTCTCCCCTTAGGAATATCTATTCGAAAACGTACACGCGAAACAGTACCGTCTTGGAATACTTTTCCGTTGCTTAATCGCCGCTGTGCTTTCACTTCTGCAGAAAAAATACCGCGGGATAGACGCGCAATGTCCTTAAAGCTGACCATCGGCTTTGTTGCACCGTCTGCACGAATATCGGCTGTAAACACTACCCGTCCGGAAGAATCGGAGAGTTTAAAATGATAATGTGTAGCATCCGATACTCTATCCCACTTAAAATCGATACTCCGGTTTGATTTAAAAAAAGAAGCATCTAATACCGTATCTGTTTTGGGGAAACCAAATACAACCTGTGGCAGTGGAGGTACCGGTAAAACGGTAAATACAAACCGTTTCCGCGACGAAATATCAAATCCTTCCGGTATCGTGGCTTTTACTTCCCATGTATATCTTCCCGATTCGAGCGGTGGCGCCTGTATTTCTGTAGACGGATCCGATACTTCAAAAACCGGATTAGCAGTACCCGATTTTCTCAATATGAGTTTTGATGTAGCAGGAGAAACAACCGATTTCCACTTAAAGGTAAACGGATTAAGCGCAGCCTCAAGTCCGCCTATTTTTACCCCGTCAGCCGGATATAACAGTTCTACAGGTTTTAGATGCATAAGTGCGAAGCTATGATCAACAGCTAAGCCGTACCGCCGCGTCGACGTTACGGAAGCGGAGGCAAAGCCTTGAATACTAACTCGGTAGTTGCCTTCTAAGACACGTTGCAAAGCAATTTCAACTTTAGTCTCGGTAATAAATAAGTTTTCATATAACGGAGAATCTTCCTGACCGATTTTTGTAATACGCACCTGATAATAATCCGCGCCCTTAACAGGTGACCACGCAAATTTCGTTTTACCCTCAGGAAAAACGATAACGGTATTCCCGACATCAAATAAATTCGGTTTCTCCAACGGAGGCGCAACAGTAAAATACTTAGGTTCGGTTTTTATCGTCCCCGCTTGACCGCCTTCGGAGACTATTCTCCAATACCACTGACCTTGCGGTAAAGAAATTCCTTCAATGCCGTTACCGGATGTCTTTATATCGACAGCAAGTGTCGAGAAATCTTGGGAAGCGGATACTTGAAAGTGTTTTTCCGTTTCGATGTTTGTTTTCCATGTAAACCGGGTATCGGGACACAGAGTATCTGCAAGTACATATCCGTTAGGCGGGAAAATACCACGCAGTGTATAATCGGTATTAACCGTTTCAAATTTAGCCGGTGCGGAAGCGACCATCTCGGTACCTTTTGAATCGATTCCCGATACCGTCCAATAGTATTCACCGTTAGGCAAAACCGTTGCGGCATTATCAAGCTTAAAAGAATTGGATTCAACGATGGTATCGACGACAATCGTCTTCATTTGGGCGTCTTTTGCAACTTTAAGCCGATACGACTTTGTTTCGGAGATGTTTTTCCATGCAAAAGCCATTTCTTTCCCACGCGCAGTTTCCGCCGTTGCCTGAGGAAATAACACCTGTGGGATTTCGGCTGCGGCAGCTTGTTTCTCTATATGAAAAAACGATACTTTCGACGCTTCAGGCGCATTTTCAACTCCGATAAGATACCGAGGGGTAACGCGCCAATACCATGTTCCTTCACCGAACTCGGATAACGTCAGCGATTGAGTATTGATAAAGCGGCTGAATTGGGGGGCTTTCAGTTCAGGATTGTCGGCAACTTCCAACAAATAAGAAGCGACAAGGGAATTTCCCTCCCACAAGAATCGTACGATTGGAGCTGTCTCCGTATAGGTATACTCCGCTTCGAAAGCCGGTTCCAACAGTACCGGAGCAGGAGCCGCAATAATATTCACCTTACCGGATTGCACATTCGCGTCAGACGATCCGGAGGCAGAAGAATAAAGCCTCCAATAGAAT from Treponema vincentii harbors:
- a CDS encoding ferrous iron transport protein A; its protein translation is MMTLQEAPCAVYTVKKINGSRDLKRRMENMGIAAGADVEVIEHTKTVCRIKTVKREIELSIEEAACIGVGEQFKRNGDPVLFSCCSYGRAGDLWDRANEINENVQQKGDERP
- a CDS encoding 4-hydroxybutyrate dehydrogenase, giving the protein MKQLAVKPEIHKFETAKEFAEAFKLGKDDLVITNEYIYKPFFGALNLPCATLFQEKYGAGEPSDDMVEAMYKDVHGSYKRIIAIGGGTVIDISKFFSLKHTSPVLDLYDGKQEIVKGKELIIVPTTCGTGSEVTNIAVLSLNARGTKKGLAHDAMYGDYAVLIPELLKDLPFKFFATSSIDALVHSVESSLSPKATESTKLFGYKAIEMILKGYKEIEKSSPDARLPLLSDFLLASNYAGIAFSIAGCAAVHAMSYPIGATFHVAHGESNYAMFTGVLKNYLEIKKDGEIAKLNRFMADILGCDTAHVYDALEKLLNCLLKKKPLHEYGMKKEQIAEFADSVIANQQRLMANNFVFLDRDRLIKIYTELF
- a CDS encoding ribonuclease Z, which gives rise to MNLEAFILGCGGMMPLPYRHLTSVLLRREGDLFLFDAGEGTQVSLRRLNLRWKKINTIFISHTHADHVTGLPGILMLSAQVDRDEPLYIIGPPKIKEYVETSRQVLDMYINYEIIIQEITEPGIVYKTDEFQVRAFWLEHTKPCLGYVFEEFPRPGAFDPEAARRLNVPCGPLWSKLQAGMAVEAADGTVVESSQVLGPPRNGRKFGFVTDTKYLPSIAPEVAGSDFLVCESMFAKGMEQDAAEKKHMTCTQAAQIARDAAVKKMALIHYSPRYTDHDLKQLLKDAQEIFPNTVLSKDRMVETIEYTD
- a CDS encoding fibronectin type III domain-containing protein, translating into MENKYGLLLAGILFFCFIPLPAQQLSSSAQETKKTVDEKKNYFLKETDKGVTLVQRLSWEKLDDILGFEFDLEQQDKKTKVWRVIDKRTVKTNYVDVSLSPGDYRFRVRVINLLGQKEESSEYRNFAIRIAYQPEVSTVSPQVINFDELEDQTLTITGKNFHEDTAFVLKNDLSGSVLNGTVIELKDNGTHAVVSFEFLRANPGTYTFAAVDPSDLSAEKDGIVFRFQKPIDIFISGNYVFNGFIGNRILAKKDYFNTSIAPLAGGIRLTVAPIKRFYGNFGFNFTGSGAYLRNKTDGYTLNAGILFAQLNAAYFYPIIKHRLIFDAHAGFGTMFLVNTQFTYNTTNTTEKLTSEKAWYWGLTFNVGTALYAYVYKKLYIEVNLDHLIPIRRGNGFPKYIIQPQLGIGWEF
- a CDS encoding FecR family protein, which translates into the protein MKTRKNTKSNPSFKNPGVDISVVALCLLIIFICSFLFVRNLNRTFSRNDKTPVATVQYKYKSVQRKFIDRAVWDRPQQNSPVYNGDTIRTSPEAEATLYFIDRNVVELGSNTMIQVFVNNEESRIDLTDGLVSVETSDSSNMLISSENTTAKVSKGSSFRADKSGEGSLQLVVEKGEAAVTGQDGAGTAEVLTQGAVMQAGVQLPLVVVRPGKNIKLLDQSGRGTDVPFQWQSSLPTGEEIILETSPLGSFSDEVQKYTVTGLTEFTLTQQNRSFYWRLYSSASGSSDANVQSGKVNIIAAPAPVLLEPAFEAEYTYTETAPIVRFLWEGNSLVASYLLEVADNPELKAPQFSRFINTQSLTLSEFGEGTWYWRVTPRYLIGVENAPEASKVSFFHIEKQAAAAEIPQVLFPQATAETARGKEMAFAWKNISETKSYRLKVAKDAQMKTIVVDTIVESNSFKLDNAATVLPNGEYYWTVSGIDSKGTEMVASAPAKFETVNTDYTLRGIFPPNGYVLADTLCPDTRFTWKTNIETEKHFQVSASQDFSTLAVDIKTSGNGIEGISLPQGQWYWRIVSEGGQAGTIKTEPKYFTVAPPLEKPNLFDVGNTVIVFPEGKTKFAWSPVKGADYYQVRITKIGQEDSPLYENLFITETKVEIALQRVLEGNYRVSIQGFASASVTSTRRYGLAVDHSFALMHLKPVELLYPADGVKIGGLEAALNPFTFKWKSVVSPATSKLILRKSGTANPVFEVSDPSTEIQAPPLESGRYTWEVKATIPEGFDISSRKRFVFTVLPVPPLPQVVFGFPKTDTVLDASFFKSNRSIDFKWDRVSDATHYHFKLSDSSGRVVFTADIRADGATKPMVSFKDIARLSRGIFSAEVKAQRRLSNGKVFQDGTVSRVRFRIDIPKGRTVSTDETGVLYGK